Proteins from a genomic interval of Lysobacter arenosi:
- a CDS encoding NADP-dependent oxidoreductase, translated as MDTRNARDGYVARSVPAAATMQAVVFDSYGPPDVLRMAELPLPQPARGEVRVRVRAAGVQPADCSTRSGWFAHRGIGQAPFPRQLGNEFAGVVEHVGADVEGLVAGDEVLGWTTASAYAEAVVVPADQLVAKPIMMTWAVAGSLSASGQTAHTAVQALDIVPGDTVLVHGAAGGVGTIAVQLARLRGARVIGTASRENHDYLRSLGAEPVVYGPGLAERVRELAPGGVQAALDAAGRGALDASIALGVEPSRIATLVAFEDVQRLGVRGVRSERSRARLQELVDLYDSGRLRVHVRDIYPLSNAVVAHRDVENGHGRGKVVLMVYSTFGHAL; from the coding sequence ATGGATACCCGCAACGCGCGCGACGGCTATGTCGCCCGATCCGTTCCGGCCGCAGCCACGATGCAGGCGGTGGTGTTCGACAGCTACGGCCCGCCCGATGTGCTGCGAATGGCCGAATTGCCTCTGCCACAGCCGGCCCGTGGGGAGGTCCGTGTGCGCGTGCGCGCCGCGGGCGTGCAGCCGGCCGACTGTTCGACGCGCAGCGGCTGGTTCGCGCATCGCGGCATCGGCCAGGCGCCGTTCCCGCGTCAGCTCGGCAATGAATTCGCGGGTGTCGTCGAGCACGTTGGCGCCGACGTCGAAGGACTCGTTGCCGGCGATGAAGTGCTGGGCTGGACCACGGCCAGTGCCTACGCCGAGGCGGTGGTCGTGCCCGCGGACCAGCTCGTAGCCAAACCCATCATGATGACGTGGGCCGTCGCCGGATCGCTGTCGGCATCCGGGCAGACCGCGCATACCGCGGTGCAGGCGCTGGACATCGTTCCTGGCGATACCGTGCTGGTGCACGGCGCGGCCGGCGGCGTCGGCACGATTGCCGTGCAACTGGCGCGCCTGCGCGGCGCGCGCGTGATCGGCACCGCCAGCCGCGAGAACCACGACTACCTGCGTTCACTCGGTGCCGAACCGGTGGTTTACGGCCCAGGCCTGGCCGAACGGGTGCGCGAACTCGCGCCCGGGGGAGTGCAGGCGGCACTGGATGCCGCCGGCCGCGGTGCGCTGGACGCGTCGATCGCTCTCGGCGTCGAGCCTTCGCGCATCGCCACGCTGGTGGCATTCGAGGACGTGCAGCGCCTGGGCGTGCGCGGCGTCCGCAGCGAGCGCAGCCGGGCGCGCCTGCAGGAGCTGGTCGACCTGTACGACAGCGGTCGCCTGCGCGTGCACGTGCGCGACATCTATCCGTTGTCCAACGCCGTGGTCGCCCATCGCGATGTCGAGAACGGGCACGGCCGCGGCAAGGTCGTGCTGATGGTCTACAGCACGTTCGGGCATGCGCTGTGA
- a CDS encoding MFS transporter yields MSGVEDGGLLDRRYRGVTLGAVALVALYAFEALAVATAMPTVAQALDGLPLYALAFGGTLAASVVGMVVAGRWGDRHGPARPLRQGIVWFCLGLVIAGLAPSMSALILGRIVQGFGGGLMSVALYVAVGRVYPPRLHQRIFASFAAAWVLPAVIGPAISGLLVEHLGWRWVFLSVPLIAMVAAWCVLPALRGLGAPAGASHDATAEQPHRIAWAVGAAASALVLHYAGQQHHAGTLPLLVLAVAGVIACAWQLLPRGTLRVARGLPTVIAMRGIASSAFFGTEVFVPLLLSRERGLSPTAAGAVLTAGAIGWSVGSWWRSRPSQPFTPPQLLRIGMCLILVGVSGVAMSIAPSVPVAVGIVGWIAAGFGMGALFPTLSVLTLELSPPTQQGLNASALQLCDSLFTATVLAVGGSIFAALLVRAPSWAYLSGFAFSALLALLGAVLAPRINASR; encoded by the coding sequence ATGTCCGGCGTCGAAGACGGCGGCCTGCTCGACCGCCGCTATCGCGGCGTCACGCTCGGTGCAGTCGCACTCGTCGCGCTGTATGCATTCGAGGCCCTGGCCGTCGCAACGGCGATGCCGACGGTGGCGCAGGCGCTCGATGGCCTGCCGCTGTACGCACTCGCCTTTGGCGGCACCCTCGCCGCCTCGGTCGTCGGCATGGTCGTCGCCGGGCGCTGGGGCGACCGGCATGGTCCGGCACGACCGCTGCGCCAGGGCATCGTCTGGTTCTGCCTGGGCCTGGTGATCGCAGGCCTGGCGCCGTCCATGTCGGCGCTGATTCTCGGCCGCATCGTCCAGGGCTTCGGCGGCGGCCTGATGTCGGTCGCTCTGTACGTCGCCGTCGGTCGCGTGTATCCGCCGCGGCTGCATCAACGCATCTTCGCCTCGTTCGCCGCGGCGTGGGTGCTGCCGGCGGTGATCGGCCCGGCGATCAGTGGATTGCTGGTCGAGCACCTGGGCTGGCGCTGGGTCTTCCTTTCGGTGCCGCTGATCGCGATGGTCGCGGCATGGTGCGTGCTGCCGGCCCTGCGTGGGCTGGGCGCGCCGGCAGGCGCGAGCCATGACGCCACGGCCGAGCAGCCACATCGCATCGCCTGGGCGGTTGGCGCAGCCGCCAGCGCACTGGTGTTGCACTACGCCGGCCAGCAGCACCATGCCGGTACCTTGCCGCTGCTCGTGTTGGCCGTTGCCGGTGTGATCGCATGCGCCTGGCAACTGCTGCCACGCGGCACGCTACGCGTCGCACGCGGCCTGCCGACCGTGATCGCGATGCGCGGCATCGCCTCCTCCGCGTTCTTCGGCACCGAAGTATTCGTGCCCTTGCTGCTGTCGCGCGAGCGGGGGCTGTCGCCGACTGCCGCCGGCGCCGTACTCACCGCCGGCGCGATCGGTTGGTCGGTGGGTTCGTGGTGGCGCAGCCGACCGTCGCAGCCGTTCACGCCACCTCAGCTGTTGCGAATCGGGATGTGCCTGATCCTGGTCGGCGTCAGTGGCGTGGCGATGTCCATCGCGCCGTCGGTGCCGGTCGCCGTCGGCATCGTCGGCTGGATTGCCGCCGGCTTCGGCATGGGCGCGCTGTTCCCGACGCTGTCGGTGCTGACGCTGGAACTGTCGCCGCCGACGCAGCAAGGCCTGAACGCATCGGCGCTGCAGCTGTGCGACTCGCTGTTCACCGCCACCGTGCTGGCCGTGGGTGGCTCGATCTTCGCTGCCCTGCTGGTGCGCGCTCCGTCCTGGGCTTATCTGTCCGGGTTCGCGTTCTCGGCGTTGCTGGCGCTGCTCGGCGCCGTGCTGGCGCCGCGCATCAACGCTTCTCGGTGA
- a CDS encoding HD domain-containing protein, whose translation MTVALPLDLPQEQLDALQSAYASPPRAYHNFQHVQEVLRHYHEVAAGPGWRQPAEVGLAVLYHDAIYEAGQRDNETRSAELAVTHVARWWPTAGIDAQRVVDLIELTARHGTLQPADVDDEAALFLDCDMAILGAEPALFDAYDRGIAAEYRGHVPAWLFKLNRRRFLKALLARPRIYLSDFFHQRYDTQARRNLRRAVTEKR comes from the coding sequence ATGACCGTCGCGCTTCCACTGGACCTGCCGCAGGAGCAGCTCGATGCGCTGCAGTCCGCCTATGCCTCGCCGCCGCGCGCGTATCACAACTTCCAGCACGTGCAGGAGGTGTTGCGGCACTACCACGAGGTCGCCGCGGGCCCGGGCTGGCGTCAGCCGGCGGAAGTGGGGCTGGCGGTGCTGTACCACGACGCCATCTATGAAGCCGGGCAACGCGACAACGAGACCCGCTCGGCCGAACTTGCGGTGACCCATGTCGCGCGGTGGTGGCCGACGGCCGGCATCGACGCGCAGCGCGTGGTCGACCTGATCGAGCTGACCGCGCGCCACGGCACCCTCCAGCCGGCGGATGTCGACGACGAAGCGGCGTTGTTCCTCGATTGCGACATGGCCATCCTAGGCGCCGAACCGGCGCTGTTCGATGCCTACGACCGCGGCATCGCCGCCGAGTACCGCGGGCATGTGCCGGCGTGGCTGTTCAAGCTCAACCGGCGACGCTTCCTGAAGGCGCTGCTGGCGCGTCCGCGCATCTACCTCAGCGACTTCTTCCATCAGCGCTACGACACGCAGGCGCGGCGCAACCTGCGCCGCGCGGTCACCGAGAAGCGTTGA
- a CDS encoding arylamine N-acetyltransferase family protein, with protein MNLDAYLRRVGYDGPLHASVDVLDALAYRHATSIAFENLDPFAGRQVELSPQALERKLVEEGRGGYCFEHNLLLGQVLQAVGFEVSGLAARVLWTQPEDAITARSHMLLRVELDGATRLVDVGFGGLTPTASLALSEGEEQATPHETFRLQLRDGDWWMQGRLPDRWATLYRFDLQRQHPVDYEASNYFLSTHPTSHFVTGLRVARPVDGGRHALRDRELSFHRLDGTSERRTLADIDELCGTLEGTFGIRLPQSPQLQARMAGLFAA; from the coding sequence ATGAACCTCGATGCCTACCTGCGCCGCGTCGGTTACGACGGTCCATTGCACGCGAGCGTGGACGTGCTCGATGCGCTGGCCTACCGGCATGCCACCTCCATCGCCTTCGAGAACCTCGATCCCTTCGCCGGGCGTCAGGTCGAACTTTCACCGCAGGCGCTGGAGCGCAAGCTGGTGGAGGAGGGGCGCGGTGGCTACTGCTTCGAACACAACCTGCTACTCGGCCAGGTCCTGCAGGCCGTCGGATTCGAAGTGAGCGGCCTGGCCGCACGGGTGCTGTGGACCCAGCCGGAGGATGCGATCACCGCGCGCAGCCACATGCTGTTGCGGGTCGAGCTGGATGGGGCCACGCGCCTGGTCGATGTCGGCTTCGGCGGCCTCACTCCGACCGCGAGCCTGGCGCTCAGCGAGGGCGAAGAGCAGGCAACGCCGCACGAGACGTTCCGCCTGCAGCTGCGCGATGGCGACTGGTGGATGCAGGGCAGGCTGCCGGATCGCTGGGCAACGCTCTATCGCTTCGACCTGCAGCGCCAGCACCCGGTCGATTACGAGGCGAGCAACTACTTCCTCTCGACCCACCCCACCTCGCACTTCGTCACCGGCCTGCGCGTGGCCCGTCCGGTCGACGGTGGGCGCCATGCGCTGCGCGACCGCGAGCTGAGCTTCCATCGCCTCGACGGCACCAGCGAGCGGCGCACCCTGGCGGACATCGACGAATTGTGCGGGACGCTGGAAGGCACCTTCGGCATCCGGCTGCCGCAGTCGCCGCAGCTGCAGGCGCGAATGGCCGGTTTGTTCGCCGCCTGA
- a CDS encoding NADPH-dependent FMN reductase — protein MSQYRIAVLIGSLRRESINRQLAHGLFKLGPADFEFHECRIDDLPLYNQDDDSHQAAPVKRLKQEISGAKGVMFVTPEYNRSVPGVLKNAIDHASRPYGQSAFAGKPAGVIGASIGSIGSALAQQHLRNTLAYLDMPTMGQPEVFIHAKEGLFGDDGQIGEGSRKFLQEWMDRYVDWVKSHS, from the coding sequence ATGAGCCAGTACCGCATCGCCGTGTTGATCGGCAGCCTGCGTCGTGAGTCGATCAATCGCCAGCTCGCCCACGGGCTGTTCAAGCTGGGGCCGGCGGACTTCGAGTTCCACGAGTGCCGCATCGATGACCTGCCGCTGTACAACCAGGACGATGACAGCCACCAGGCGGCGCCGGTGAAGCGGCTCAAGCAGGAAATTTCGGGTGCGAAGGGCGTGATGTTCGTGACGCCCGAGTACAACCGCTCCGTGCCCGGCGTGCTGAAGAATGCGATCGACCACGCCTCGCGTCCATACGGGCAAAGCGCCTTCGCCGGTAAGCCGGCCGGCGTGATCGGTGCCTCGATCGGCTCGATCGGCAGCGCGCTGGCGCAGCAGCACCTGCGCAACACGCTGGCCTACCTCGACATGCCAACCATGGGCCAGCCGGAGGTGTTCATCCACGCCAAGGAAGGCCTGTTCGGCGATGACGGCCAGATCGGCGAGGGCAGCCGCAAGTTCCTGCAGGAATGGATGGACCGCTACGTCGACTGGGTGAAGTCGCACTCGTAG
- a CDS encoding zinc ribbon domain-containing protein YjdM, with translation MANAPACPQCTLENTYVDGGNFVCADCGFEWPASGEASADAGAVVRDSNGNALANGDTVVVIKDLKVKGSSIPLKQGTVIKNIRLVEDDAEHIEGNSDKIKGLVLKTIFLRKA, from the coding sequence ATGGCCAACGCTCCCGCCTGTCCGCAATGCACCCTTGAGAACACCTACGTCGACGGCGGCAACTTCGTCTGCGCCGATTGCGGTTTCGAGTGGCCCGCATCCGGCGAAGCGAGTGCCGATGCCGGCGCGGTGGTCCGTGACAGCAACGGCAACGCGCTCGCCAACGGCGACACCGTGGTCGTGATCAAGGACCTGAAGGTCAAGGGTTCGTCGATTCCGCTGAAGCAGGGCACGGTGATCAAGAACATCCGCCTGGTGGAAGACGACGCCGAGCACATCGAAGGCAACTCGGACAAGATCAAGGGACTGGTGCTGAAGACCATCTTCCTGCGCAAGGCCTGA